In a genomic window of Pseudomonas mohnii:
- the lpxO gene encoding lipid A hydroxylase LpxO, whose translation MKLIIAAIYVVSIAYVHLRGQVRHKLGRQLSDHSTFLAPINCFLYLFSKIPNKPFLNPADFPDLSPLQAHWEEIRAEGQNLLRAGEIKRSSQYDDVGFNSFFKSGWKRFYLKWYGDSHPSAMKLCPRTTELVQSIGSIKAAMFAELPPGSKLVRHRDPYAGSYRYHLGLETPNDAGCYINVDGENYHWRDGEAVMFDETYIHYAENATEQNRIILFCDVERPMKYRWAAAFNTWFSRNVMAAAGAPNEAGDKTGGINRLFGRIYKIRLRGKDLKKRNRTRYYLEKWAIFGGLLAIFILV comes from the coding sequence GTGAAACTCATTATTGCCGCTATCTATGTTGTCTCCATCGCATACGTCCATCTGCGAGGGCAGGTGCGACACAAGCTGGGCCGCCAGTTGAGTGATCACTCGACGTTTCTGGCCCCGATCAATTGCTTCCTCTATCTCTTCTCGAAGATACCCAACAAACCTTTCCTCAATCCTGCCGACTTTCCCGACCTGAGCCCGTTGCAGGCTCACTGGGAAGAAATCCGCGCCGAAGGCCAAAACCTGTTGCGGGCAGGGGAGATCAAACGCTCGAGCCAGTACGACGATGTCGGTTTCAACTCGTTCTTCAAATCAGGCTGGAAACGCTTCTACCTCAAGTGGTACGGCGACAGCCATCCATCGGCGATGAAACTCTGTCCGCGCACCACCGAACTGGTGCAGAGCATCGGTTCGATCAAGGCTGCGATGTTCGCCGAATTGCCTCCGGGCTCGAAACTGGTACGTCACCGCGACCCGTATGCCGGTTCCTATCGTTATCACCTGGGTCTTGAAACCCCCAACGATGCAGGTTGCTACATCAATGTCGATGGCGAGAACTACCATTGGCGCGACGGTGAAGCGGTGATGTTCGATGAGACCTACATCCATTACGCTGAAAATGCCACCGAGCAGAACCGCATCATTCTGTTTTGCGACGTTGAACGCCCGATGAAGTATCGCTGGGCGGCCGCGTTCAACACTTGGTTCAGCCGCAATGTGATGGCGGCGGCCGGCGCGCCGAATGAGGCGGGTGACAAAACCGGCGGCATCAATCGACTGTTCGGCAGAATCTACAAAATTCGTCTGCGCGGCAAAGACCTGAAAAAGCGCAACCGCACACGCTATTACCTGGAAAAGTGGGCAATCTTTGGCGGGTTGCTGGCCATCTTCATCCTCGTCTGA
- the ilvA gene encoding threonine ammonia-lyase, biosynthetic has product MTRVPAQKSLLEHYVKKILAAPVYELAVRTPLQAAPALSAALGNQILLKREDLQPTFSFKIRGAYNKLVQLSPEQKARGVVTASAGNHAQGVALAARELGIDATIVMPATTPELKVLGVRSRGAQALLHGESFPFALAFALDLAQTTGKTFVSPFDDPDVIAGQGTVAMEILRQHQGPLDAIFVPVGGGGLIAGIAAYIKYLRPEIRIIGVESEHSACLQAALQVDQRVVLPRVGTFADGVAVAQIGAHGFEVCRFCVDEVLTVSNDELCAAIKNIYDDTRSITEPSGALAVAGIKKYVAKSAARGQTFVAIDSGANINFDSLRHVAERAALCDAPA; this is encoded by the coding sequence ATGACCCGCGTGCCCGCCCAAAAATCCCTGCTTGAGCATTACGTCAAAAAGATCCTTGCTGCGCCAGTCTATGAGCTGGCGGTGCGCACGCCGTTACAAGCGGCGCCGGCGTTGTCCGCGGCATTGGGCAATCAAATCCTGCTCAAGCGCGAAGACTTGCAACCGACCTTTTCCTTCAAGATCCGAGGCGCCTACAACAAACTGGTCCAACTGAGCCCTGAGCAAAAAGCGCGGGGCGTGGTGACGGCGTCGGCGGGAAATCATGCCCAGGGCGTGGCACTGGCTGCGCGTGAGCTGGGGATCGACGCAACGATCGTGATGCCCGCCACCACACCGGAACTGAAGGTGCTCGGGGTGCGCAGCCGTGGCGCACAAGCGTTGTTGCATGGCGAGAGCTTTCCATTTGCCCTGGCCTTTGCGCTGGACCTGGCGCAAACAACCGGGAAGACTTTTGTTTCGCCCTTCGACGACCCGGATGTGATCGCGGGGCAGGGCACCGTGGCCATGGAGATCCTGCGTCAGCATCAAGGTCCGCTGGACGCGATTTTCGTACCGGTGGGCGGTGGCGGCTTGATCGCCGGAATCGCGGCGTACATCAAATACCTTCGCCCAGAAATACGCATCATCGGCGTCGAGTCGGAACATTCCGCTTGCTTGCAGGCAGCATTACAGGTGGATCAGCGCGTCGTTCTGCCGCGCGTCGGCACGTTCGCCGATGGCGTGGCCGTCGCACAGATCGGCGCCCATGGTTTCGAGGTGTGCCGGTTTTGCGTCGATGAGGTACTGACCGTGAGCAATGACGAACTCTGCGCCGCCATCAAGAATATCTATGACGATACCCGCTCGATCACCGAACCTTCTGGCGCATTGGCGGTGGCTGGCATCAAGAAGTACGTAGCAAAAAGTGCAGCCCGCGGCCAGACCTTCGTGGCCATCGACTCGGGTGCGAACATCAATTTCGACAGTTTGCGGCATGTGGCCGAGCGCGCCGCATTATGCGACGCCCCGGCGTGA
- a CDS encoding Ku protein, protein MARAIWKGAISFGLVHIPVALVSATSSQGVDFDWLDSRSMDPVGYKRVNKVTGKEVTKEHIVKGVQFEKGRYVVLSEEDIRSAHPLSTQTIDIFAFVDSDQIPLQNIDTPYYLAPDKRGGKVYALLRETLTQTQKVALARVVLHTRQYLAALMPLESVIVLMKLRWPAEVRSLDELALGPDVTKAELTKGELDMAKRLVEDMSAEWSPDDYRDEFEDKIMALVEKKAHEGKIEDVETATGEEQRKTADVIDLTELLKRSLGSKAPGKATAKPKPSAKPAARKKAST, encoded by the coding sequence ATGGCGCGGGCAATCTGGAAGGGCGCAATCAGTTTCGGCCTGGTGCACATCCCCGTGGCGCTGGTCTCGGCAACGTCTTCCCAAGGGGTGGATTTCGACTGGCTCGACAGCCGCAGCATGGATCCGGTTGGCTACAAGCGCGTCAACAAGGTCACCGGTAAAGAAGTCACCAAGGAACACATCGTCAAAGGTGTCCAGTTCGAAAAGGGTCGGTACGTGGTGCTCAGCGAAGAGGACATTCGCTCGGCGCATCCTTTGTCGACCCAGACCATCGACATTTTTGCCTTTGTCGATAGCGACCAGATTCCCTTGCAAAACATCGACACACCTTACTATCTGGCGCCGGATAAACGCGGGGGCAAGGTTTATGCGCTGTTGCGCGAAACGCTCACCCAAACCCAAAAAGTCGCCCTGGCCCGCGTGGTGCTGCATACCCGCCAGTATCTGGCCGCGCTCATGCCGCTGGAATCGGTCATCGTCCTGATGAAATTGCGCTGGCCGGCGGAAGTACGCAGCCTGGACGAGTTGGCGTTAGGCCCTGACGTGACCAAGGCTGAGCTGACCAAGGGCGAACTGGATATGGCCAAGCGACTGGTGGAGGACATGAGCGCCGAATGGTCGCCGGATGACTACCGGGATGAGTTTGAAGACAAGATCATGGCCCTTGTGGAGAAGAAAGCCCACGAAGGCAAGATTGAGGACGTTGAAACAGCCACCGGCGAAGAGCAACGCAAAACAGCGGATGTCATTGACTTGACCGAGCTGCTCAAACGCAGTCTGGGCAGCAAGGCGCCAGGCAAGGCGACCGCAAAGCCCAAGCCGTCCGCCAAACCGGCGGCGAGAAAAAAAGCCAGCACGTAA
- a CDS encoding EAL domain-containing protein: MSYLKKFKIFKLKIDQSFVRDIAIDADDRAIVKTIVQMAHSVGLITIAEGVETPAQWEFLRDICLAGHCPQIKFQNSSGRSRLNARLRLRMLLNFRSREKFGNPNYSSNRGRFIARVEAVPNQSPFRHSDHGKRTPVRSGRSIWQ, from the coding sequence TTGAGCTATCTCAAGAAGTTCAAGATTTTTAAACTCAAAATCGATCAGTCTTTCGTGCGTGATATCGCAATCGATGCCGATGATCGAGCCATAGTCAAGACCATCGTACAAATGGCTCATAGCGTGGGTTTAATCACTATTGCCGAGGGGGTGGAAACACCGGCGCAGTGGGAGTTTCTCAGGGATATTTGTTTAGCCGGCCATTGCCCACAGATCAAATTCCAGAATTCGTCAGGAAGGTCGAGGCTCAACGCGAGATTGAGGTTGCGGATGCTCTTGAACTTTCGGAGCAGAGAGAAATTTGGCAATCCGAATTATTCTAGTAACAGGGGGCGATTCATAGCCAGGGTTGAGGCAGTACCGAATCAGTCCCCGTTCCGCCATTCGGATCACGGGAAACGCACCCCGGTCAGAAGCGGAAGATCCATCTGGCAATAA
- a CDS encoding PQQ-dependent sugar dehydrogenase, whose translation MLRRTLLATVCASALMTTTLSALAAPAQEMQSEQGRLEVTPIVTGLEHPWALAFLPDRQGMLVTERPGHLRLVTPDGKLSAPISGAPKVWARGQGGLLDVALSPDFKQDRTIYLSYAEGGGQGDKAGTAVGRGRLSEDLTSLKDFRVIFRQEPKLSVGNHFGSRLVFDRDGYLFITLGENNDRPTAQDLDKLQGKVVRIYPDGKVPDDNPFVGQAGVRPEIWSYGHRNPQGAALNPWTGTLWENEHGPKGGDEVNIIERGKNYGWPLATHGINYSGQPIPEAQGTTAVGTVAPHHVWEQSPGLSGLAFYDGDRFKAWQHNAFIGALVTQELIRLQFDGDRVVHEERLLGELNKRIRDVRQGPDGYLYVLTDEENGGLYRVGLK comes from the coding sequence ATGTTGCGTAGAACGCTGCTGGCCACTGTCTGCGCCAGCGCCTTGATGACCACCACTTTGTCCGCCCTGGCAGCGCCGGCTCAGGAAATGCAGAGCGAGCAGGGCAGGCTTGAAGTCACTCCGATTGTGACTGGGCTGGAACATCCCTGGGCCCTGGCGTTTCTGCCTGACCGCCAGGGCATGCTGGTGACCGAACGGCCCGGCCATCTGCGGCTGGTGACGCCTGACGGAAAACTGTCGGCACCCATCAGCGGCGCGCCCAAGGTCTGGGCCAGGGGGCAGGGTGGATTGCTGGATGTGGCGCTGTCACCCGACTTCAAGCAAGACCGTACGATCTACCTGTCCTATGCCGAAGGCGGTGGCCAGGGGGATAAGGCAGGGACCGCCGTCGGTCGCGGGCGGCTGTCCGAAGATCTGACGTCACTCAAGGATTTTCGGGTGATTTTTCGCCAGGAACCGAAACTGTCGGTCGGCAACCATTTCGGCTCGCGGCTGGTGTTCGACCGGGATGGCTATCTGTTCATCACCCTGGGAGAAAACAACGACCGCCCGACCGCCCAGGACCTCGACAAACTGCAAGGTAAGGTGGTGCGGATCTACCCCGACGGCAAGGTGCCGGACGACAACCCTTTTGTCGGTCAGGCCGGTGTGCGTCCGGAAATCTGGTCCTACGGCCATCGCAACCCGCAAGGCGCTGCGCTTAACCCCTGGACCGGCACTCTTTGGGAAAACGAACACGGTCCCAAGGGCGGAGACGAGGTCAATATCATCGAGCGTGGCAAGAATTACGGCTGGCCGCTGGCCACCCATGGTATTAACTACTCCGGCCAGCCGATCCCGGAAGCTCAAGGCACAACCGCCGTAGGTACCGTCGCACCGCACCATGTCTGGGAGCAATCCCCCGGCCTCAGCGGCCTGGCGTTCTACGACGGCGACCGATTCAAGGCCTGGCAGCACAATGCGTTTATCGGTGCATTGGTGACTCAGGAGTTGATCCGCTTGCAGTTCGACGGTGATCGGGTGGTCCACGAAGAGCGCTTGTTGGGTGAGCTGAACAAACGCATTCGCGATGTGCGACAGGGGCCGGATGGTTACTTGTACGTGCTGACCGATGAAGAAAACGGCGGGTTGTACAGGGTGGGATTGAAGTAA
- a CDS encoding ABC-F family ATPase has translation MISTANITMQFGAKPLFENVSVKFNGGNRYGLIGANGCGKSTFMKILGGDLEPSGGQVMLEPNVRLGKLRQDQFAYEEFTVIDTVIMGHEELWKVKAERDRIYSLPEMSEEDGMAVAELETEFAEMDGYTAESRAGELLLGLGIPLEQHFGPMTEVAPGWKLRVLLAQALFSNPEVLLLDEPTNHLDINTIRWLETILTARNSTMIIISHDRHFLNSVCTHMADLDYGELRLFPGNYDEYMTAATQSREQLLSDNAKKKAQIAELQTFVSRFSANASKAKQATSRAKQIDKIQLAEVKPSSRVSPFIRFEQTKKLHRQAVTIEQMSKGFDGKTLFKNFSFTVEAGERVAIIGPNGIGKTTLLRTLMGELTPDAGSVKWTESAELGYYAQDHAHDFEDDVSLFDWMGQWTQGEQIIRGTLGRMLFSNDEILKSVKVISGGEQGRMLFGKLILQKPNVLVMDEPTNHLDMESIEALNLALENYPGTLIFVSHDREFVSSLATRIIELSPNGVTDFSGTYDDYLRSQGVVL, from the coding sequence TTGATCTCCACAGCTAACATCACCATGCAGTTCGGCGCCAAGCCGTTGTTCGAAAACGTTTCGGTTAAATTCAACGGCGGCAATCGTTATGGCTTGATCGGCGCCAACGGTTGCGGCAAGTCGACCTTCATGAAGATTCTCGGCGGTGACCTCGAGCCATCCGGCGGCCAGGTCATGCTGGAGCCGAACGTACGCCTGGGTAAATTGCGCCAGGACCAGTTCGCCTACGAAGAATTCACCGTGATCGACACCGTGATCATGGGTCATGAAGAATTGTGGAAGGTCAAGGCCGAGCGCGATCGCATCTACTCGCTGCCGGAAATGAGCGAAGAAGACGGCATGGCCGTGGCCGAGCTGGAAACCGAATTCGCTGAAATGGACGGTTACACCGCCGAATCCCGCGCCGGTGAGCTGCTGCTGGGCCTGGGGATTCCCCTGGAACAGCATTTCGGCCCGATGACCGAAGTCGCTCCAGGCTGGAAACTGCGGGTATTGCTCGCCCAGGCCCTGTTCTCCAACCCGGAAGTGCTGTTGCTCGACGAACCGACCAACCACTTGGACATCAACACCATTCGCTGGCTGGAAACCATTCTCACGGCGCGTAACAGCACCATGATCATCATTTCCCACGACCGTCACTTCCTCAACAGCGTCTGCACCCACATGGCTGACCTGGACTACGGTGAGCTGCGCCTGTTCCCGGGCAACTACGACGAGTACATGACTGCCGCGACTCAATCGCGCGAACAATTGCTGTCGGACAACGCCAAGAAGAAAGCCCAGATCGCCGAACTGCAAACGTTCGTCAGTCGCTTCTCGGCCAACGCCTCGAAAGCCAAACAGGCCACTTCCCGCGCCAAGCAGATCGACAAGATCCAGCTGGCCGAGGTCAAGCCGTCGAGCCGCGTGAGCCCGTTCATCCGCTTCGAACAGACCAAGAAGCTGCACCGTCAGGCCGTGACCATCGAGCAGATGTCCAAGGGCTTCGACGGCAAGACCCTGTTCAAGAACTTCAGCTTCACCGTAGAAGCCGGCGAGCGCGTTGCGATCATCGGGCCGAACGGTATCGGCAAGACCACCCTGCTGCGCACCTTGATGGGCGAGCTGACCCCGGACGCCGGTTCCGTGAAGTGGACCGAAAGCGCGGAACTGGGCTACTACGCCCAGGACCACGCCCACGATTTCGAAGACGACGTCAGCCTGTTCGACTGGATGGGCCAGTGGACGCAAGGTGAGCAGATCATTCGCGGCACGCTGGGCCGCATGCTGTTCTCCAACGATGAGATCCTCAAGTCGGTCAAGGTGATCTCCGGTGGTGAACAAGGTCGCATGCTGTTCGGCAAGCTGATCCTGCAAAAGCCGAACGTGCTGGTGATGGACGAACCGACCAACCACCTGGACATGGAATCCATCGAAGCACTGAACCTGGCGCTGGAGAACTACCCGGGCACGCTGATCTTCGTCAGCCACGACCGTGAGTTCGTGTCCTCCCTGGCCACCCGCATCATCGAGCTGAGCCCGAATGGCGTGACCGACTTCAGCGGCACCTATGACGACTATCTGCGTAGCCAGGGCGTGGTGCTCTAA
- the rimI gene encoding ribosomal protein S18-alanine N-acetyltransferase produces the protein MNLIFRLAVTEDLPALLQLEEQCFTTDRLNSRSFQWMINRAHGQLLVAQRGENLVGYAVVLFHRGTSLARLYSIAIAVQARGSGLGKQLLERIEACALEHDCAYLRLEVRIDNPAAIALYERNGYRRFALIHDYYQDHADALRLEKRILEHRASRNIQVPYYPQTTDFTCGPACLLMAMGALQQGRVLERREELQIWREATTVFMTSGHGGCSPQGLALAAWRRGFRVRLQLSMAGPLFLDGVRDAHKKDVMRLVHDEFTLQLQATDVECVMGGALNLPRLLEHGGQPLVLISSYRLTRSKSPHWVIVTDCDDEFVYLHDPDVDHSQHRQPMDCQHLPVSHGEFDKMCTFGRDKLRAAVILYRCE, from the coding sequence ATGAATCTGATTTTTCGGTTGGCGGTCACTGAGGATCTACCGGCACTACTGCAACTTGAAGAACAGTGTTTCACCACGGATAGGCTCAACAGTCGCAGCTTTCAATGGATGATCAATCGGGCACACGGCCAACTGCTGGTGGCCCAGCGCGGCGAGAACCTGGTGGGGTATGCCGTTGTGCTATTCCATCGAGGTACGTCGCTGGCGCGCCTGTATTCGATCGCGATCGCGGTTCAGGCGCGGGGCAGCGGTTTGGGCAAACAATTGCTCGAGCGCATCGAAGCCTGTGCACTGGAGCACGATTGCGCCTATTTGCGGCTGGAAGTGCGCATCGATAACCCGGCGGCCATTGCCCTGTATGAGCGCAATGGCTATCGGCGCTTCGCCTTGATTCACGACTATTACCAGGATCACGCCGACGCGTTGCGCCTGGAAAAGCGCATTCTTGAGCACCGCGCCTCACGAAACATCCAGGTGCCCTATTACCCGCAAACCACCGATTTCACCTGCGGCCCGGCCTGCCTGCTGATGGCCATGGGTGCTCTGCAACAGGGCCGTGTGCTGGAACGCCGCGAAGAACTGCAGATCTGGCGCGAGGCGACCACCGTGTTCATGACGTCCGGTCACGGTGGTTGCAGCCCACAGGGTTTGGCATTGGCGGCCTGGCGACGGGGATTTCGGGTGCGCCTGCAACTCAGCATGGCCGGCCCTTTGTTCCTCGACGGTGTGCGCGACGCGCATAAAAAAGACGTCATGCGCCTGGTGCACGACGAGTTCACACTGCAATTGCAGGCCACCGATGTCGAGTGTGTGATGGGCGGGGCGTTGAACCTGCCACGACTGCTGGAGCACGGGGGACAGCCGTTGGTACTGATCAGCAGCTATCGACTGACCCGTTCGAAATCTCCGCATTGGGTGATTGTCACCGATTGCGACGACGAATTCGTCTACCTGCATGATCCCGATGTGGATCACAGCCAGCATCGCCAACCCATGGACTGCCAGCATCTGCCGGTCAGCCACGGGGAATTCGACAAGATGTGCACTTTCGGCCGGGACAAGCTGCGGGCGGCGGTCATTTTGTATCGTTGTGAGTGA
- a CDS encoding RimK family protein, with the protein MSAVQGHWREVSEQTLPTAITSATYLNDANRTSSQLIIIVERKEDWASYFPSEDIVTAQEYLEQTRDNDQGKRVQVINLCRSYKYLGHGYYCSLLAEARGHKVIPSVRTISELTRKSLYGLALDDLDKTLEKALSHHLYSDTEGFTLTLYFGKTNIEPLQDLARQLFEVFACPILLVEFRRTNGWHIEGIKFGALHKLREDQEDQFANALDTFSRKIWRLPRSRRLARYDLAILHDPQEALPPSNAKALDNFVRVGKTLGIDVELIERKDYARIAEYDALLIRETTSVDNHTYRFAKKAESEGLVVMDDPTSILRCTNKVYLTDLLKSHQLGMPATEILYKERPEDFERVGERLGFPLVLKIPDGCFSRGVIKVESQQALLEATAELFEHSVLLLAQEFFYTEYDWRIGVLNRKPIFACQYFMSKGHWQIYNHKAKGQDINGECRTLAVHEAPRAVVELAVKTANLIGDGLYGVDLKQSGDKVVVIEVNDNPNMDAGIEDAYLQDDLYSLVLEEFVRRLELKRRGQAW; encoded by the coding sequence ATGTCAGCGGTACAGGGTCATTGGCGCGAAGTATCCGAACAAACTTTGCCGACAGCAATCACTTCTGCAACTTATTTAAATGATGCGAATAGAACTTCCAGCCAATTGATTATCATTGTCGAACGCAAGGAAGACTGGGCCTCTTACTTCCCCAGTGAAGACATCGTTACGGCCCAGGAGTACCTTGAGCAAACCCGTGACAATGACCAGGGCAAACGCGTCCAGGTGATCAACCTGTGCCGCAGCTACAAATACCTGGGGCATGGCTATTACTGCTCGCTACTGGCCGAGGCGCGGGGGCACAAGGTCATTCCATCGGTGCGTACCATCAGCGAGCTGACACGCAAGTCCCTGTATGGGCTGGCGCTGGATGACCTGGACAAAACCCTGGAAAAGGCCCTCAGCCATCATCTCTACAGTGACACCGAAGGCTTCACCCTGACCTTGTATTTCGGCAAAACCAACATCGAACCTTTACAGGATCTGGCGCGCCAACTATTTGAAGTGTTTGCCTGTCCGATTCTGTTAGTTGAGTTTCGCCGAACTAACGGTTGGCACATCGAAGGTATAAAGTTTGGTGCCTTGCACAAGTTACGTGAAGATCAGGAAGATCAGTTTGCGAATGCGCTGGACACGTTTAGTCGAAAGATCTGGCGATTACCGCGATCAAGGCGCCTGGCTCGTTATGATCTGGCGATATTGCACGATCCCCAGGAAGCCTTGCCGCCGTCCAATGCCAAGGCACTGGACAACTTTGTCAGGGTCGGCAAGACCCTGGGTATCGACGTCGAGTTGATTGAGCGCAAGGATTACGCGCGAATTGCCGAGTACGACGCCTTGCTGATCCGCGAGACCACCAGCGTCGACAACCACACCTATCGTTTCGCCAAGAAAGCCGAGAGCGAAGGGCTGGTGGTGATGGACGACCCGACCTCCATCCTGCGCTGCACCAACAAGGTGTACCTGACAGACCTGCTCAAAAGCCATCAACTGGGCATGCCTGCCACTGAAATCCTCTACAAGGAACGACCGGAGGACTTCGAACGGGTCGGCGAGCGCCTGGGTTTTCCGTTGGTGCTGAAAATTCCCGACGGCTGTTTCTCCCGAGGCGTGATCAAGGTCGAAAGCCAGCAAGCATTGCTCGAAGCCACGGCCGAGCTGTTCGAACACTCGGTGCTGTTGCTGGCCCAGGAATTCTTCTACACCGAGTACGACTGGCGCATCGGTGTACTCAACCGCAAACCGATCTTTGCCTGCCAGTACTTCATGTCCAAGGGGCACTGGCAGATCTACAACCACAAGGCCAAGGGCCAGGACATCAATGGCGAATGCCGGACCCTGGCGGTTCACGAAGCCCCCCGCGCGGTAGTGGAACTGGCGGTGAAGACCGCGAATCTGATCGGCGATGGCTTGTACGGCGTCGACCTCAAGCAGTCCGGCGACAAAGTGGTAGTGATCGAGGTCAACGACAACCCGAACATGGACGCCGGTATCGAAGACGCCTATTTGCAGGACGATCTGTATTCACTGGTGCTGGAAGAGTTCGTCAGGCGCCTGGAGCTAAAGCGTCGCGGCCAGGCCTGGTGA
- a CDS encoding magnesium transporter CorA family protein has translation MIKSYQLTHGTLHAVERLDAEVMLFSNPDAAERDLLHSHFKLDDHALASALDPDEVSRIEFHPDNLFLIWKRPDNYSGADSLAFEVSSCGLLFCPDRLLVIATDDAPLSGLGKRQPLNTPLDVLLELLFNNIHHYLGHLKVIKMVARELQQKFNASMQNQHLIQMFNLSESLIYYINAIHSNGAVLTRLRNHAEKEHFGAHAIGLIDDLIIENNQCYKQAEIYSTVFSGLIDARGNLMNNSMNNLLRKLTLINVVFLPLNLIASIGGMSEFSMMTAGTPWWLSYPLFLLAMMFGAGGMVLWLKRLAK, from the coding sequence ATGATCAAAAGTTATCAATTGACCCACGGCACGCTGCACGCGGTCGAAAGGCTGGACGCCGAGGTGATGTTGTTCAGCAATCCCGACGCCGCCGAACGGGACCTGCTGCACAGTCATTTCAAGCTGGATGATCATGCCCTGGCCTCGGCGCTCGACCCGGACGAGGTGTCGCGCATCGAGTTTCATCCGGACAACCTCTTCTTGATCTGGAAGCGACCGGACAATTACTCCGGCGCCGACAGCCTGGCCTTCGAAGTGTCGTCCTGCGGCCTGCTGTTTTGCCCGGATCGCTTGCTGGTGATCGCCACCGACGATGCGCCCCTCAGCGGGCTCGGCAAGCGCCAGCCGCTGAACACGCCCCTGGATGTGCTGCTCGAATTGCTGTTCAACAACATCCATCACTACCTGGGGCACCTCAAGGTGATCAAGATGGTTGCCCGCGAGTTGCAGCAGAAATTCAACGCGTCGATGCAGAACCAGCACTTGATCCAGATGTTCAATCTCAGCGAAAGCCTGATCTATTACATCAACGCCATTCACAGTAACGGCGCGGTGCTGACCCGGTTGCGCAATCATGCGGAAAAGGAGCACTTCGGCGCCCATGCCATTGGCCTGATCGACGACCTGATCATCGAAAACAACCAGTGCTACAAGCAGGCGGAAATCTACTCGACGGTGTTCTCAGGGCTCATCGACGCCCGGGGCAACCTGATGAACAACAGCATGAACAACCTGCTGCGCAAACTGACATTGATCAACGTGGTGTTTTTGCCATTGAACCTGATCGCGAGTATCGGCGGCATGTCCGAGTTCAGCATGATGACGGCAGGGACCCCGTGGTGGCTTTCTTATCCGTTGTTTTTGCTGGCAATGATGTTCGGGGCAGGTGGGATGGTGCTGTGGTTGAAGCGTTTGGCGAAGTGA
- the eco gene encoding serine protease inhibitor ecotin produces MGYWTINTTVGLIVAALPSAAHAAKLEEVAPFPKPESGFARQVIHLTPQAREDDYQVEILAGKTLNVDCNRQRLGGILEEKNLEGWGYPFYRLEKIIGPMSTLMACPDGKSHQDFVPVVGDGFMLRYNSKLPIVLYVPKDVEVRYRIWSASSKVDKAVEE; encoded by the coding sequence ATGGGTTACTGGACCATTAACACCACCGTTGGGCTGATAGTTGCCGCGCTGCCCAGCGCGGCGCACGCAGCAAAACTTGAAGAAGTCGCGCCCTTTCCCAAACCTGAGAGCGGCTTTGCCCGCCAGGTTATCCACCTCACCCCGCAAGCCCGTGAAGATGATTATCAGGTCGAGATCCTTGCCGGAAAGACCTTGAATGTCGACTGCAATCGGCAACGCCTGGGCGGCATTCTCGAAGAGAAAAACCTTGAGGGTTGGGGCTATCCGTTCTACCGCCTGGAAAAAATCATCGGCCCGATGAGCACCCTCATGGCGTGCCCGGATGGCAAGAGCCACCAGGATTTCGTGCCGGTGGTCGGGGACGGGTTCATGCTGCGCTATAACAGCAAGCTGCCGATCGTACTGTACGTGCCCAAGGACGTTGAGGTGCGTTATCGAATCTGGTCCGCCTCCAGCAAGGTCGATAAAGCCGTCGAAGAGTAG
- a CDS encoding DUF2790 domain-containing protein translates to MNSRTLLVSAALACVSLTGMAQANDTSTTQAVPSYHYGMPLHVGKVIALTEPDTLDCKVINAHMKYIDEQTGKPAEIAYRKLSDACSYQN, encoded by the coding sequence ATGAACTCGCGCACCCTGCTCGTTTCCGCCGCCCTGGCCTGTGTCTCATTGACAGGTATGGCTCAGGCCAATGACACCTCCACCACTCAGGCCGTGCCTTCCTATCATTACGGCATGCCGCTGCACGTAGGCAAAGTCATCGCGCTGACTGAACCTGACACCCTGGATTGCAAGGTGATCAACGCGCACATGAAATACATCGATGAGCAGACAGGCAAACCCGCAGAAATCGCCTACAGAAAACTGTCTGATGCTTGTAGTTATCAGAACTGA
- a CDS encoding DUF1652 domain-containing protein → MFLSALELRNIIESSFLPKRCECSLSPELSMTVKVYADGATDQLDLLKTGINAKRLNGCREINDLIAELRSDLQLHHTESEHRHVVGKVG, encoded by the coding sequence ATGTTTTTATCTGCCTTGGAACTACGCAACATCATTGAAAGCAGTTTTCTACCGAAGCGGTGTGAATGCTCGCTGTCGCCGGAGTTATCGATGACGGTGAAAGTCTATGCGGACGGTGCAACCGATCAGCTGGATCTATTGAAGACGGGTATAAACGCAAAACGTCTGAATGGTTGCCGGGAAATCAATGATCTGATCGCCGAACTGCGTTCCGACCTGCAGCTTCACCATACAGAAAGCGAGCACCGCCACGTGGTTGGCAAGGTCGGTTAG